Proteins encoded by one window of Arachis hypogaea cultivar Tifrunner chromosome 1, arahy.Tifrunner.gnm2.J5K5, whole genome shotgun sequence:
- the LOC140182496 gene encoding zinc finger BED domain-containing protein RICESLEEPER 3-like, producing the protein MQTQPPSLPPLPPHSDQNNEGTRSKRRRGKANVADESPNPGQSEEQGTRNTRKHVRLRSWTWEHFKKDDSGPKSRAICKWCCAHILNLVVTDGLKDMYSSINKIRNAVRYVRTSPSHMDRFKSCIKEARIQDCSCVQLDVPTRWNSTYIMLDSALKFQKAFKRLSERDAEFVMMQGGIPKNEDWDNARCFMSSLKTWADSNDILFKGMATKMKAKHDKYWDNLRNMNMMIFVAVVLDPRYKIKFVEWSFQRLFEKEDVDFLCGKVNEVFNDLFNSYMVALNSDQAHQSAQHSQDVDMDDSAFDDVRFAAAFENDVQASESVNTNEVDLYLMGSLEKPVDPSSFDILTWWKVTSNNYKYPVLSQIAMDILAMPVSTIASEPASSTRGRMLNQYRSSLTPKIVEVLICAQNWFRANSLPIDLEESFEEFEKLEKELEPIPQLIDEEDSGDESD; encoded by the exons ATGCAGACGCAGCCGCCATCGCTGCCGCCACTACCGCCGCACAGTGATCAGAACAATGAAGGAACTAGATCTAAGAGGAGGAGAGGCAAAGCAAATGTTGCTGATGAGTCACCTAATCCTGGCCAGTCTGAGGAACAAGGTACACGTAACACTAGAAAACATGTTAGACTTAGATCTTGGACTTGGGAgcattttaaaaaagatgataGTGGTCCCAAATCTAGGGCTATATGTAAGTG GTGTTGTGCTCATATCTTGAACTTGGTGGTGACTGATGGTTTGAAGGATATGTATTcttcaattaataaaattagaaatGCTGTTAGATATGTCCGTACTTCTCCTAGTCATATGGATAGGTTTAAAAGTTGCATTAAAGAGGCTAGGATCCAAGACTGCTCTTGTGTGCAATTAGATGTCCCCACTAGGTGGAATTCCACTTACATAATGCTTGATAGTGCTTTAAAATTCCAAAAGGCCTTCAAGAGGTTAAGTGAGAGGGATGCTGAGTTTGTAATGATGCAAGGGGGCATTCCAAAGAATGAAGATTGGGATAATGCAAGATGTTTTATGag TTCTTTGAAGACTTGGGCTGATAGTAATGACATATTATTTAAGGGTATGGCTACAAAAATGAAGGCTAAACATGATAAATATTGGGATAACTTGAGAAACatgaatatgatgatttttgttgCTGTCGTACTTGACCCTAGATACAAGATTAAGTTTGTTGAGTGGAGTTTTCAAAGGTTGTTTGAGAAGGAGGATGTTGATTTCTTATGTGGTAAGGTGAATGAAGTATTCAATGACTTGTTTAACAGCTATATGGTTGCTCTCAATAGTGATCAAGCACACCAATCTGCACAACATAGCCAAGATGTGGATATGGATGATAGTGCCTTTGATGATGTTCGCTTTGCGGCAGCATTTGAAAATGATGTACAAGCAAGTGAGAGTGTCAACACAAATGAAGTGGATTTATATCTCATGGGGTCATTGGAGAAACCAGTTGATCCAAGTAGTTTTGATATTTTAACTTGGTGGAAAGTGACCTCTAACAATTACAAATATCCTGTTCTAAGTCAAATTGCGATGGATATTCTAGCTATGCCGGTGTCAACGATTGCTTCTGAACCCGCCTCTAGCACTAGAGGTAGAATGCTTAATCAATATAGGAGCTCTCTTACTCCAAAAATAGTTGAAGTTTTGATTTGTGCACAAAATTGGTTTCGAGCCAATTCATTGCCAATTGACCTTGAGGAGTCTTTTGAAGAATTTGAAAAACTTGAGAAAG aACTTGAGCCAATTCCTCAACTAATAGATGAAGAAGACTCTGGTGATGAATCTGATTAG